A stretch of the Cytobacillus sp. IB215665 genome encodes the following:
- a CDS encoding GNAT family N-acetyltransferase → MIINKMLLNETYHISKWKYDEPYTLYNFDDSPEDIQELMDGSYFTVQLNNELIGFLCFGYNAQVPGGRAVGLYKDTGEKSIDFGLGMKPELCGQGNGLSFVQAGLDFAIIRFKPKFVRLSVATFNRRAISVYSRIGFSKEQTFLNDETEFLIMKYVV, encoded by the coding sequence TTGATTATTAACAAAATGTTATTAAATGAAACATATCATATAAGTAAATGGAAATATGATGAACCATATACGCTATACAATTTCGATGATAGTCCTGAAGATATACAAGAACTAATGGATGGATCATATTTTACAGTTCAATTGAACAACGAATTAATTGGGTTTTTATGTTTCGGATACAATGCCCAAGTGCCAGGTGGAAGAGCTGTTGGGTTATATAAAGATACTGGAGAAAAATCTATAGATTTTGGATTAGGTATGAAACCAGAGCTATGTGGGCAGGGCAACGGCTTATCATTTGTGCAAGCAGGGCTAGATTTTGCAATAATACGATTTAAACCTAAATTCGTACGATTAAGTGTTGCTACTTTTAATAGAAGAGCCATCTCGGTTTATAGTAGAATTGGTTTCAGCAAAGAGCAGACATTTCTTAATGATGAAACTGAATTTCTAATTATGAAATATGTGGTCTAA
- a CDS encoding DMT family transporter: METSKYQSTSIYFLLLLVPLFWGGAFGASKHVVTEIPPMTAGTLRFGSAAIILLLLVIYRSEWSTEKLKRHWFGLTCMALTGIFLYNGLFFLVGLKYTSEVNGALIMATTPAFLTMGAVLFLNEKFNRRLGLGLFLSLSGVLIVIFKGIDTISSLSFNKGDLLFVGGLICWVIHGLIGKVVMRDVSSTFTTCITMLIGTILLAVFSIIEGGWIYVTTMSAQSWIEISYMSIFASVVAFLLWNEGIRRIGTSKSSIYMNLVPINAAWISVVLYGSTLTVHQVIGMFIVILGVYIATSNERHIIKNS; this comes from the coding sequence TTGGAAACATCTAAATATCAATCAACATCGATATATTTTTTACTTTTGTTAGTTCCTCTATTTTGGGGAGGGGCTTTCGGCGCATCTAAACATGTCGTTACTGAAATACCTCCAATGACTGCCGGCACGTTACGTTTTGGTTCAGCAGCAATCATCTTATTATTACTTGTCATCTACCGATCAGAATGGAGTACAGAAAAGCTCAAAAGACATTGGTTCGGATTAACATGTATGGCCCTCACAGGTATCTTTTTATATAATGGCCTTTTCTTTTTAGTAGGCTTGAAATATACATCGGAAGTAAACGGCGCATTAATTATGGCTACAACACCTGCTTTTTTAACAATGGGTGCAGTATTATTTTTAAATGAAAAGTTTAATAGACGTTTAGGCTTAGGCTTATTTCTATCATTATCAGGCGTTCTCATCGTCATCTTTAAGGGCATTGATACGATTAGTTCTCTCTCTTTTAATAAAGGAGATTTATTGTTTGTTGGGGGCTTAATTTGCTGGGTTATTCACGGATTAATCGGCAAAGTTGTTATGAGAGACGTTTCATCAACTTTCACAACCTGTATTACGATGTTAATAGGAACTATTTTACTGGCGGTTTTTTCTATTATTGAAGGTGGTTGGATTTACGTTACAACTATGTCAGCTCAATCATGGATTGAAATAAGCTATATGAGTATCTTTGCTTCGGTCGTTGCCTTTTTATTGTGGAATGAAGGAATAAGACGGATTGGAACTAGTAAATCTAGTATTTATATGAATCTCGTACCTATAAATGCTGCTTGGATTAGTGTAGTTTTGTATGGTTCTACACTTACGGTACACCAAGTTATCGGTATGTTTATCGTAATTTTAGGTGTTTATATTGCTACTTCTAATGAAAGACATATTATCAAAAACTCATAG
- a CDS encoding DinB family protein: MISTTTQLENYLLSVPQNIKSLSNMEFKPIQTKWSKKEILGHLCDSANINHQRFVDILTTTTGSVSINNYNQDLLVKVHDYQHSFKTGDLIIVWVGLNTQIVNLLKHVPKQQWELPCILENKQRVTLEWLVNDYINHLNHHLEQIFS; this comes from the coding sequence ATGATTTCTACAACTACACAATTAGAAAATTATTTATTATCAGTTCCACAGAATATTAAATCCCTTTCAAACATGGAGTTTAAACCTATACAAACAAAGTGGTCTAAAAAAGAAATATTAGGGCATTTATGTGATTCAGCTAATATAAACCACCAACGATTTGTTGATATTTTAACTACGACGACAGGTTCAGTTTCTATCAATAACTATAACCAAGATTTATTGGTTAAGGTTCATGATTATCAGCATTCATTTAAAACAGGTGACCTCATAATAGTATGGGTTGGCTTAAATACCCAAATTGTCAACCTCCTGAAACATGTTCCGAAACAACAGTGGGAATTACCATGCATATTAGAAAATAAACAACGTGTAACTTTAGAATGGTTAGTTAATGACTATATAAACCATTTGAATCATCACTTAGAACAGATATTTTCATAG
- a CDS encoding PhzF family phenazine biosynthesis protein — MQTLNYSLIDVFSNQAFGGNQLAVFKEDGMLSTGTMQKIARELNLSETVFMRPSKSSAADKELRIFTPQIELPIAGHPTIGAGYVLGMDRITTMKSGFNQFVFETGVGNINVTVKKENDIISFVEMNQKTPIFGPVFHNVKRVAELLAISTEDIDSNLPIQSISTGVPFLLIPIRTLSAMERISLQTDVWNKFFSEDNNFKHIYAFTTETIYESSDVHSRMFAPAMGIAEDPATGIATGALGAYLVEYSVIPKSEQTYRIRNEQGIEMKRPSFIDISITKKGNVYENVSIGGSSVMMGSGQLILEV; from the coding sequence ATGCAAACTTTAAATTACTCGTTAATAGACGTATTTTCAAATCAAGCATTTGGAGGAAATCAATTAGCTGTTTTTAAAGAAGATGGTATGCTATCAACTGGGACGATGCAAAAAATCGCCAGGGAATTAAATCTTTCTGAAACGGTCTTTATGAGGCCTTCAAAAAGTTCAGCAGCAGATAAAGAATTGCGTATTTTCACACCTCAAATTGAATTACCTATCGCAGGACATCCGACAATTGGGGCTGGTTACGTTTTAGGAATGGACCGAATTACTACTATGAAAAGCGGATTTAATCAATTTGTATTCGAAACGGGTGTAGGCAATATTAATGTAACTGTAAAAAAAGAAAATGATATTATTTCTTTCGTAGAAATGAATCAAAAAACACCAATTTTTGGACCTGTTTTTCATAATGTTAAACGCGTTGCTGAACTTTTAGCAATCTCTACAGAAGATATTGATTCAAACCTTCCTATACAATCAATATCAACGGGTGTACCTTTCTTGTTAATTCCAATCCGTACCTTGTCTGCAATGGAAAGAATAAGCCTTCAAACAGACGTTTGGAACAAGTTTTTTAGTGAAGATAATAATTTTAAACATATTTATGCTTTTACAACTGAGACTATTTATGAAAGTTCAGATGTCCATAGCCGCATGTTTGCCCCAGCAATGGGTATTGCAGAAGACCCTGCAACTGGTATTGCAACTGGAGCATTAGGTGCATATCTCGTTGAATATTCAGTAATTCCAAAATCTGAACAAACGTATAGAATTAGAAATGAACAAGGAATTGAAATGAAAAGACCGAGCTTTATTGACATATCAATTACTAAAAAAGGAAATGTATATGAAAACGTCTCAATTGGAGGTAGTTCAGTAATGATGGGCTCTGGTCAACTTATCCTTGAAGTGTAA
- a CDS encoding LysR family transcriptional regulator produces the protein MTLLQYEVFQTIVDTKSFTKAGEKLGLTQGAVSHAIKGLESELNLTLLYRNRSGITLTKEGEVIIDYIRQILTKTEQMKQQAGRMNGLEIGTIRIGTFSSVSVQLLPLIIKKFHKLYPAIRVEFYEGGYEEIRKMILQGEVDIGFLPATEIDNLDFINLVDDHLYVIVPTDHTFAKKKNISIHDIGTNPFIMPKGGCDALIKRVFKENDVKPYIYCEIEDNPTISAMVEQNLGISIVPKMVLAVCIGEITSVRLEENYYRSIGLVANSFEHASPVVQAFVDLTKKCLKTE, from the coding sequence ATGACATTACTTCAATATGAAGTGTTTCAGACAATTGTTGATACAAAGAGTTTTACGAAGGCAGGTGAAAAATTAGGTCTCACACAAGGTGCTGTTAGCCACGCCATAAAAGGTTTAGAATCAGAACTTAACTTAACCCTTTTATATAGAAATCGGTCAGGGATTACTTTAACGAAAGAGGGGGAGGTAATCATTGATTACATCAGACAGATATTAACAAAAACTGAGCAAATGAAGCAACAGGCAGGGAGAATGAATGGCCTTGAAATAGGAACCATACGTATAGGTACTTTTAGTAGCGTATCTGTTCAATTATTACCGCTTATTATTAAAAAATTTCACAAGCTGTATCCAGCAATCCGAGTAGAGTTTTATGAGGGTGGGTATGAGGAAATTAGAAAAATGATTCTCCAAGGAGAGGTGGATATCGGTTTTTTACCAGCAACAGAAATAGATAATTTAGACTTTATTAACCTTGTTGATGACCACCTCTATGTCATTGTACCAACTGATCATACATTTGCAAAAAAGAAGAACATTAGTATACATGATATAGGTACTAATCCTTTTATCATGCCAAAGGGTGGGTGTGATGCCCTGATAAAAAGAGTTTTTAAAGAAAACGATGTAAAGCCTTATATATATTGTGAAATTGAAGATAATCCTACAATAAGTGCAATGGTTGAACAGAACCTAGGAATAAGTATCGTTCCAAAAATGGTTTTAGCTGTTTGTATTGGAGAAATAACTTCAGTAAGATTAGAAGAAAATTACTATCGCTCTATTGGTTTAGTTGCAAACTCGTTTGAACACGCTTCACCAGTTGTACAGGCGTTTGTAGATTTGACTAAGAAGTGTTTAAAAACCGAATAA
- a CDS encoding DUF6944 family repetitive protein, which yields MIRTGTDLQLIGSWLQSIGNIIAAIGRTEPILNDKELSNQFIRVGNSLQAVGNTFKPIGRTMNIQGDGTEADSLIIFGSWIQASGNTASAVATTIEDDDGTQLGILGGSFQSLGAAFAAVGSTMIKAPLQDFAVVGNILQSLGAGLGAIGGIYLLVSMDEVGLQIAKIGTWIQAIGATLSAIIFTKQITIKD from the coding sequence GTGATAAGGACAGGAACTGACTTGCAATTAATTGGTTCATGGCTTCAGTCTATCGGAAACATAATTGCGGCAATTGGCAGAACTGAACCTATTTTAAATGATAAAGAATTATCTAATCAGTTCATTAGAGTTGGAAATAGTCTTCAAGCAGTTGGGAACACATTTAAGCCGATCGGGAGAACAATGAATATTCAGGGTGATGGGACTGAGGCGGATTCTTTAATTATTTTTGGGAGTTGGATACAGGCATCCGGAAATACAGCAAGTGCTGTAGCCACTACTATTGAAGATGATGATGGAACTCAACTTGGTATCTTAGGTGGTTCATTTCAATCCCTTGGAGCTGCTTTTGCGGCAGTTGGATCTACCATGATTAAAGCTCCTCTGCAAGATTTTGCAGTTGTAGGGAATATATTGCAATCTTTAGGGGCTGGGCTAGGAGCGATAGGTGGCATATACTTATTAGTTAGCATGGATGAAGTTGGTTTACAAATAGCTAAAATTGGAACTTGGATACAAGCTATTGGTGCCACACTTTCTGCTATCATATTTACTAAGCAAATTACAATTAAGGATTGA
- a CDS encoding aspartyl-phosphate phosphatase Spo0E family protein produces the protein MNIPNYQTELLQEIEELRIKMITMGIKKGLHHDDTIYISKHLDLLLNKYQTLSIQK, from the coding sequence ATGAATATACCAAATTACCAGACTGAACTATTACAGGAAATAGAGGAATTGAGGATTAAAATGATTACTATGGGCATAAAAAAAGGACTTCATCATGATGATACGATATACATTAGTAAACATTTAGATTTGCTATTAAATAAATATCAAACATTGTCAATTCAAAAATGA
- a CDS encoding DNA alkylation repair protein, which produces MTYDEVMTKLSELGNEQTKNTLLRHGASEPLYGVKIGDLKKHLVKKVKKDQDLALELYNSGNNDAMYLAGLCVSPQQMTKEQLQNWVKQANWYMISEYSVAQVTAESQFSLELAREWIASTSENIACAGWSVFSNYLSITPDELIDQDEIKKLLAKVEHTIHDERNRVRYVMNGFVISVGAYYEPLHAEAKRIAGVIGKVKVNMGNTACKVPLAKEYIEKMEKKELIGKKRKTCIC; this is translated from the coding sequence ATTACATATGATGAAGTAATGACAAAGCTATCGGAACTTGGAAATGAACAAACGAAAAATACGTTGCTAAGACATGGAGCAAGCGAGCCGCTATATGGTGTGAAAATAGGTGACTTAAAAAAGCACCTAGTAAAAAAGGTGAAGAAGGATCAAGATTTAGCATTAGAACTATACAATTCAGGGAATAATGATGCTATGTATTTGGCAGGGCTTTGTGTAAGCCCACAACAAATGACTAAGGAACAACTACAGAACTGGGTGAAGCAAGCAAATTGGTATATGATAAGTGAATATTCAGTAGCTCAAGTTACAGCGGAGTCTCAATTTTCGTTAGAACTAGCGAGAGAATGGATTGCCTCTACAAGTGAAAACATTGCTTGTGCAGGGTGGAGCGTTTTTTCAAACTATTTATCAATTACACCTGATGAACTAATTGACCAAGATGAAATAAAGAAGCTTTTAGCAAAAGTGGAACACACGATACATGATGAAAGAAATCGAGTTCGTTATGTGATGAATGGATTTGTTATCTCAGTTGGAGCATATTATGAACCACTTCATGCGGAGGCAAAGCGGATAGCAGGAGTTATTGGTAAGGTTAAGGTGAACATGGGGAACACAGCATGTAAAGTTCCACTTGCTAAAGAATATATTGAGAAAATGGAGAAAAAAGAGTTAATAGGGAAGAAAAGAAAAACGTGTATTTGTTAG
- a CDS encoding HelD family protein produces MTKKNQSAFDKEKQQLSTIAAEIERQLHLLNSIPQYHGSDITEQALEYARETSRQNLQASLNEPYFGRLDFQEDLKPKLEEYYIGKIGISDEQTGEVLIVDWRAPVASMFYSFAGSDDIASYIAPEGLIEGIVYLKRNIAIRNKELGRVVDTYVKGQSNFSGSDEFLVYKLSEQKDNRLQDIVSTIQAEQNTIIRSQINLPLIIQGVAGSGKTTVALHRLAYLLYQYQHNTKAEKMIIFAPNNMFLDYISNVLPELGVGHIQQTTFTDWALNMLNQDVQLIDATKSFSIWFTLHDLRPAINENTPGRFKGSVRFLNKIQHCLQFYEKNVIPNKDFTGLEHSLLNAETIKQWFYEEYITYPLVKRTERTISRIKRWIETELQHIADKNVRAKLKRKATQALRTYTKSWNIQTPLSFYKQIFNQKHVNYMRANIFEDIPDEICNTTTKLLNKKLVEVEDLAPIVYIHNYFNGIEKEKRYHHVVLDEAQDFSPFQVAVLQEMTRKNAFTILGDLSQGIHSYQGLNDWQEIFQLFGEESKQGYFELNKSYRSTMEIIQFANKIKANSSQPVNDAVPVFRSGDKVELINTTPSNRVQEITNIIQKYKEDKAKSIAIVGRTEEDCDHLYKKLKIYIKEITLITTKQNEFKGGISIIPIYLTKGLEFDAVLITDVDEINYGLNDVDAKLLYVGCTRALHKLSIQYTKTKSPLLGD; encoded by the coding sequence TTGACTAAAAAGAATCAAAGTGCCTTTGATAAAGAGAAGCAGCAACTCAGTACAATAGCTGCAGAGATTGAGCGCCAGCTTCACTTACTCAACTCTATACCTCAATATCATGGCAGTGATATCACAGAACAAGCGTTAGAGTATGCAAGAGAGACTAGCCGACAAAACCTTCAAGCGTCTCTCAACGAACCTTATTTTGGAAGATTAGATTTCCAAGAAGATCTCAAACCAAAACTAGAAGAATATTACATCGGAAAAATAGGTATTTCTGATGAACAAACTGGAGAAGTACTTATTGTTGACTGGAGAGCTCCAGTAGCTAGCATGTTTTATTCGTTTGCTGGTAGTGATGACATCGCTTCTTACATAGCACCGGAAGGGCTAATTGAAGGTATTGTTTATTTAAAGCGTAATATTGCTATAAGAAACAAGGAACTTGGTCGTGTTGTTGATACTTATGTAAAAGGACAATCCAATTTTTCAGGAAGCGATGAATTTTTAGTTTATAAGTTAAGTGAACAAAAAGATAATCGTTTACAAGATATTGTCTCAACAATTCAGGCTGAACAAAATACTATAATACGATCACAAATTAATTTACCTCTTATTATTCAAGGAGTAGCTGGTAGTGGGAAAACAACGGTCGCATTACACAGATTAGCTTATTTACTATATCAATATCAACATAATACTAAAGCTGAAAAAATGATAATCTTTGCTCCTAATAATATGTTTCTCGATTACATCTCAAATGTGCTTCCTGAACTTGGTGTAGGACACATTCAACAAACTACGTTTACTGATTGGGCATTAAATATGTTGAATCAAGATGTACAATTGATAGATGCAACCAAATCTTTTTCAATATGGTTCACTCTCCACGATTTAAGGCCAGCAATTAATGAAAATACACCAGGTAGATTTAAAGGCTCGGTTCGGTTTTTAAATAAAATTCAACACTGCCTACAATTCTATGAAAAAAACGTCATCCCTAATAAAGACTTTACTGGCTTAGAGCATTCATTACTTAATGCTGAAACTATTAAACAATGGTTTTACGAAGAATATATAACATACCCATTAGTGAAAAGAACAGAACGTACGATATCTCGCATAAAACGGTGGATTGAGACTGAGCTTCAACACATTGCTGATAAAAATGTCAGAGCTAAGTTAAAAAGAAAAGCTACTCAAGCATTACGGACATATACAAAGAGTTGGAACATCCAAACACCATTATCATTTTACAAACAAATCTTCAACCAAAAGCATGTAAACTATATGCGGGCAAATATTTTTGAGGATATACCTGATGAGATTTGTAATACTACCACCAAATTACTTAATAAAAAACTAGTTGAAGTTGAAGATCTTGCTCCGATCGTTTATATTCACAACTATTTCAACGGGATCGAGAAAGAAAAACGTTATCACCATGTTGTTCTAGACGAAGCACAAGATTTCTCTCCTTTTCAAGTAGCTGTATTGCAGGAAATGACTAGAAAGAATGCTTTTACAATCTTAGGTGATTTATCACAAGGTATTCACAGTTATCAAGGGCTAAATGACTGGCAAGAAATTTTTCAGCTGTTCGGTGAAGAGAGCAAGCAAGGTTATTTTGAACTAAACAAAAGTTATAGGTCAACTATGGAAATTATTCAGTTCGCTAATAAAATTAAAGCTAACAGTTCTCAACCAGTTAATGATGCTGTTCCAGTATTTCGAAGTGGTGATAAGGTAGAATTGATAAATACAACACCATCAAACCGTGTCCAAGAAATCACAAATATCATTCAAAAATATAAAGAAGACAAAGCAAAATCAATTGCCATTGTCGGGAGAACTGAAGAAGATTGTGATCATCTGTATAAGAAACTTAAAATCTATATAAAAGAAATAACACTCATTACAACAAAACAGAATGAATTTAAGGGTGGCATCTCTATTATCCCTATTTATTTAACAAAGGGCTTGGAATTTGATGCAGTCCTTATCACCGACGTGGACGAAATAAATTACGGCTTAAATGATGTTGATGCCAAACTACTCTATGTGGGCTGTACCCGTGCACTACACAAGCTCAGCATCCAATATACAAAAACTAAATCACCTTTGTTGGGGGACTGA
- a CDS encoding zinc ribbon domain-containing protein, producing the protein MNNKGCIKCGGTEVGSKEIATSGTGLSKLFDVQHNTFKVVYCKNCGYSELYNTNSSTGMNIIDLFFGG; encoded by the coding sequence ATGAATAATAAAGGCTGTATTAAATGTGGAGGAACAGAGGTAGGATCAAAAGAGATTGCTACTTCTGGGACTGGACTTTCCAAATTATTTGATGTTCAACACAATACGTTTAAAGTCGTTTACTGTAAAAACTGTGGCTATTCTGAGCTATATAACACAAATTCTTCTACTGGAATGAATATCATTGATTTATTTTTCGGAGGTTAA
- a CDS encoding helix-turn-helix domain-containing protein has product MKANSPKPSMGVLKFNDSVKDYTLTRYPPSNETSFFVKHYWIVSWDLKENEQFLQDVIPNPCVNLIVEQHKTGIFAPTTNKFSYLVKGKGRVVGVKFKPGGFYPFTTRSVAELTNKPLKIQDVFDIEQEFVEETVLSCKEELEMIKFVENIIRKKLPQQDNNVTLVNQIIDHIISNHEITKVDHICHQFNIHKRKLQRLFQQYVGVSPKWVIKLYRLQNAAEMIEKTPNLNWLELSNDLGYYDQSHFIKDFKAIIGNTPDEFAKLS; this is encoded by the coding sequence TTGAAAGCAAATTCACCTAAACCAAGTATGGGTGTTCTAAAATTTAATGACAGTGTGAAAGATTATACACTTACACGTTATCCACCTTCTAATGAAACTAGCTTCTTTGTTAAACATTATTGGATTGTTAGTTGGGATTTAAAGGAAAATGAACAATTCTTACAAGATGTTATTCCGAATCCTTGTGTAAATTTAATTGTTGAGCAACATAAAACAGGTATCTTTGCTCCTACAACAAATAAATTCTCTTACCTTGTAAAAGGTAAAGGACGTGTTGTTGGGGTTAAATTCAAACCAGGTGGATTTTATCCTTTTACAACAAGATCAGTGGCTGAGTTAACGAACAAACCTTTGAAAATTCAGGATGTTTTTGATATTGAACAGGAGTTCGTTGAGGAAACTGTTCTTTCATGCAAAGAAGAACTTGAGATGATTAAATTTGTGGAAAACATAATACGAAAAAAACTACCGCAACAAGATAATAATGTGACACTCGTAAATCAAATTATTGATCACATTATCTCAAATCATGAAATTACTAAGGTGGACCATATATGCCATCAATTCAACATTCACAAAAGAAAACTACAACGCCTCTTCCAACAATATGTTGGCGTTAGTCCTAAATGGGTTATTAAACTATACAGATTACAAAATGCGGCTGAGATGATTGAGAAAACTCCAAATCTTAATTGGCTTGAACTAAGTAATGATTTAGGATATTACGACCAATCGCATTTTATTAAAGATTTCAAAGCGATCATTGGCAACACACCTGATGAATTTGCCAAGTTATCATAG
- a CDS encoding SRPBCC family protein, translating to MKLSYQFYIDAPPVKVWNTLVSPEGTRSTFFGSELRSTFTKGESFEYVGPGNDGEETVHVYGEILACEPNKLLSFIEHPGPSYHLNHSELESRVSFSLQQVGKCTKLTLVNDQWTENHPAYENAQQHWWMILSNIKTYTESGKTLDFGAQEI from the coding sequence ATGAAGTTATCATACCAGTTTTATATTGATGCACCACCAGTGAAAGTATGGAACACACTTGTATCACCTGAAGGGACTCGAAGTACGTTTTTTGGAAGTGAACTTAGATCAACATTTACAAAAGGAGAGTCTTTTGAGTATGTGGGACCGGGTAATGATGGAGAAGAAACAGTGCATGTATATGGTGAAATTTTAGCATGTGAACCAAATAAGTTGTTAAGCTTTATTGAACACCCTGGTCCATCATATCACCTAAATCATTCAGAACTTGAATCAAGAGTATCCTTTTCATTGCAACAAGTTGGAAAATGCACAAAACTAACATTAGTTAATGATCAATGGACAGAGAATCATCCAGCATATGAAAATGCACAACAACACTGGTGGATGATTTTGAGTAATATAAAAACATATACAGAATCAGGAAAAACACTAGATTTTGGTGCACAGGAAATATAG
- a CDS encoding MFS transporter gives MTTLTKSKTMMMSPIYWVLFAISAGHFINDSLQAVVYAMFPILEQNLHFSYTQIGWVAFMLNMTSSIMQPVFGSFADKRSVPFLLPFGTFLSLLGLVGLALFSNFFFILIAALFIGLGSAIFHPEGSRVTSMAAGGKRGLAQSIYQVGGNTGQAMAPIYTAFILIPFGQKGGLIFSVLAIIGIGILFLVSSWYKNQLNHMNYHTMKNTQGKRQKHKLNSKIKTAMILLVFFVFARSWYHAGISSFYQFYLIEDYGLSITEAQFYLFTFMIAGAIGTLFGGPLADRFGNKNIIMFSILGIVPFTIALPYVPIQFVMPMFLIVGFIMMTSFSVSVVYAQELMPKNIGMASGLIVGLAFGMGAIGSVFLGTFADMFNIKVVMIFCSFLPIIGIIAMLLPNDSKVREINQSI, from the coding sequence TTGACTACCTTAACTAAATCAAAAACAATGATGATGTCACCCATTTATTGGGTGTTATTTGCAATTAGCGCTGGACATTTTATTAATGACTCCCTTCAAGCAGTTGTCTATGCCATGTTTCCTATCTTAGAACAAAATTTACATTTTTCTTATACGCAAATCGGTTGGGTTGCCTTCATGTTAAATATGACATCTTCGATCATGCAGCCAGTATTTGGATCGTTCGCAGATAAACGTTCTGTTCCTTTTTTATTACCTTTTGGTACATTCCTAAGTTTACTTGGATTAGTGGGGCTTGCACTTTTTTCGAATTTTTTCTTTATTTTAATAGCTGCACTATTCATTGGTTTAGGATCTGCTATCTTTCATCCAGAAGGGTCTAGAGTAACTTCAATGGCAGCTGGGGGTAAAAGAGGACTTGCACAATCTATTTATCAAGTGGGAGGAAATACTGGCCAAGCAATGGCACCTATATATACCGCATTTATACTTATTCCTTTCGGTCAAAAAGGTGGTCTTATCTTTTCTGTCTTAGCAATAATAGGGATTGGTATTCTCTTTCTTGTTTCATCATGGTATAAAAATCAATTAAACCATATGAATTATCACACAATGAAAAATACTCAAGGTAAACGACAGAAGCATAAATTAAACAGCAAAATTAAAACAGCTATGATTCTATTAGTGTTTTTTGTTTTTGCTCGTTCTTGGTACCATGCCGGTATTTCAAGCTTTTATCAATTCTACCTTATTGAAGACTATGGTTTGTCCATAACTGAGGCACAGTTTTACTTATTCACATTTATGATTGCAGGTGCAATTGGCACTTTATTTGGAGGACCACTAGCTGATCGGTTTGGAAATAAGAATATTATTATGTTTTCAATACTAGGCATCGTTCCGTTTACTATTGCATTACCGTATGTTCCTATACAATTTGTTATGCCTATGTTCTTAATTGTTGGATTTATTATGATGACAAGCTTTAGTGTTTCTGTCGTCTATGCGCAGGAGCTTATGCCAAAAAACATCGGAATGGCTTCTGGTTTAATTGTCGGACTTGCATTTGGAATGGGAGCGATTGGCTCTGTTTTCTTAGGTACGTTTGCTGATATGTTTAATATTAAAGTTGTCATGATATTTTGTAGTTTCCTACCAATAATCGGGATTATCGCTATGTTGTTACCTAATGACAGTAAGGTTCGGGAGATAAATCAATCTATATAG